One region of bacterium HR17 genomic DNA includes:
- the xcpQ gene encoding Type II secretion system protein D, with amino-acid sequence MKALRPSWQWRCWLTTLVLAGWLSWAPMASAFQATLPVAQQPPDQPSAPPQQPPEQPQQPPPEQPQQPEQPQPPQQQQPQQPQQPQQPPSPPAQPPQPSAPVAPPAPAGPSRTEGRIFREARGVMVELNFVRAEISAVLEFYSKATGKIFVPHPNLEGTLTIIAPFRMSVDEALQVLAAALAVRGFTLVPEGDRIVKIVPIAEARQQALETRFGDAQKPPVPPSQLVTQVFPLRYLNARQMQAELQPLLSAQNALLASTSIGNMLIVVDTQANIDRLSQLIKLMDVDLSAQVAIEVVPLQYADAQQVAQALGQLLAPMGVVVGSAPRPTAPTPGPPSAPAPSLAVTTASIQLVPFPHSNALLVWAPKERMEWVKAFIRRLDTPAAEALQVEIFRLQFADAADMERILSELFERRTVTAPPGQPPFQPPQPQPQPQQTGQRRAVPTEPEAIITSDPRTNSVIVAATRERLDAIRQLIQQLDVDARPNLQFKIIPLQRAYAPDTAQILQTLLVEGVAAAQRQPSAGRFAAFFAQPSPTAQAIAGGAVRSGEIRIAADTRANALVVAATRENLALVEQLVAELDKDYLPPVKVKDFVLKYADATQVADMLNRMVQTTAQPRGGFPFFFAGIPFEQRVAGPSQWMGFQQNVVVADPRRNAVVVATTDANMPLFEQVIAQLDQPADLGRLVKVYPVQNVDAQALADTINSIMQQQRRPTGFLFFALQTLGGTQQLGPLQNLQDVTVTADNRTNSIVVTAPPSAFSAIDSLIEQLDRPQPQVFIEVIIADVTLTKELQFGVEWHISQQNIFGATNQVTTDVVTGTPTPSTTGAQGLFYTYLSDNFRAILQALARDQKVQVIATPHILTMANVQAQIQIGQLFPVVTTFFPGTVGTPPQISTELRSIATTLQVTPRVNNAGFIVMDIVQTIDDLGGTVTQAGFTQPIINNRQARTSVTVRDGETVVIGGIMRDRVQEIKTGIPILKDLPLIGALFRRTEKSRERTELMVFLTPRIIRHPAELPKLTEEERKRSRLAPPLPTPTVPQQQQKQNALPNAQPDRETPLESVPTPRR; translated from the coding sequence ATGAAAGCGCTCAGACCCTCGTGGCAATGGCGTTGCTGGCTGACAACGCTCGTCTTAGCGGGGTGGCTGTCATGGGCACCGATGGCGTCAGCGTTTCAAGCCACCTTACCGGTCGCCCAACAGCCGCCGGACCAACCCAGCGCCCCACCGCAGCAACCGCCTGAGCAGCCCCAACAACCGCCGCCTGAACAACCACAACAACCTGAACAGCCCCAGCCACCACAACAGCAACAGCCACAACAGCCGCAACAGCCGCAACAACCGCCGTCCCCACCGGCGCAACCGCCGCAGCCCTCGGCTCCTGTCGCCCCGCCTGCTCCGGCGGGTCCGTCGCGCACCGAAGGGCGCATCTTTCGCGAGGCGCGGGGCGTGATGGTGGAGTTGAATTTTGTGCGGGCGGAAATTTCAGCGGTCTTGGAGTTTTACAGCAAAGCGACGGGCAAAATTTTCGTCCCCCATCCCAACTTGGAAGGAACGCTCACCATCATCGCGCCCTTCCGCATGAGCGTTGACGAAGCGCTGCAAGTGTTAGCCGCTGCACTGGCGGTGCGTGGGTTCACCTTAGTGCCTGAGGGGGACCGCATCGTCAAAATTGTGCCGATCGCTGAAGCCCGTCAACAAGCCCTTGAGACGCGCTTTGGTGACGCCCAAAAACCACCTGTCCCGCCCAGCCAATTGGTTACGCAAGTCTTTCCCCTGCGCTACCTGAACGCCCGCCAAATGCAAGCGGAACTGCAACCCTTGCTGTCGGCACAAAACGCGCTGCTCGCCAGCACCAGCATCGGCAACATGCTCATCGTCGTGGACACCCAAGCCAACATTGACCGTCTCAGCCAACTCATCAAGTTGATGGATGTGGACTTGTCGGCGCAAGTGGCGATAGAGGTCGTCCCGTTGCAATACGCCGACGCCCAACAAGTCGCGCAAGCGTTGGGACAGTTGTTGGCGCCGATGGGCGTGGTTGTCGGCTCTGCACCCCGCCCCACGGCGCCGACGCCGGGACCGCCGAGCGCCCCCGCACCTTCACTTGCGGTCACAACCGCGTCCATTCAACTTGTGCCTTTCCCGCATTCCAACGCCCTGCTCGTCTGGGCGCCGAAGGAGCGTATGGAGTGGGTCAAAGCGTTCATCCGTAGGCTGGACACGCCCGCAGCGGAAGCCTTGCAGGTGGAAATTTTCCGCCTGCAATTTGCCGACGCCGCTGACATGGAGCGGATTTTGTCGGAACTGTTTGAACGCCGCACTGTCACCGCGCCGCCAGGTCAACCGCCGTTCCAACCGCCCCAACCGCAACCCCAACCGCAACAAACGGGGCAACGCCGCGCCGTGCCGACGGAGCCTGAGGCTATCATCACTTCCGACCCGCGCACTAACTCCGTCATCGTCGCGGCAACGCGCGAACGGTTGGACGCCATTCGTCAACTCATCCAGCAATTAGATGTAGATGCCCGCCCCAATCTACAGTTCAAAATCATCCCGCTGCAACGGGCTTACGCGCCCGACACGGCACAGATTCTGCAGACATTGCTGGTGGAAGGCGTGGCGGCTGCGCAGCGGCAGCCCAGCGCCGGGCGTTTTGCCGCCTTTTTCGCGCAACCCAGCCCGACCGCCCAAGCGATCGCCGGTGGCGCCGTGCGGAGCGGTGAAATTCGCATCGCTGCTGACACCCGTGCCAACGCGTTGGTCGTCGCCGCTACCCGCGAAAACTTGGCGCTGGTGGAACAGTTGGTCGCCGAACTGGACAAAGATTACCTGCCGCCGGTCAAGGTCAAAGACTTCGTCCTCAAATACGCTGACGCCACGCAGGTGGCGGACATGCTCAACAGGATGGTGCAAACGACGGCGCAACCGCGCGGGGGCTTCCCCTTCTTTTTCGCTGGCATCCCCTTTGAGCAACGGGTGGCGGGACCGAGTCAGTGGATGGGCTTTCAACAAAATGTCGTCGTCGCTGACCCTCGGCGCAACGCGGTCGTCGTCGCCACGACAGACGCCAACATGCCTCTCTTTGAACAGGTGATCGCCCAATTAGACCAACCTGCCGATTTGGGGCGGCTCGTCAAGGTCTACCCCGTCCAAAATGTGGACGCTCAAGCCTTAGCGGACACCATCAACAGCATCATGCAACAACAGCGCCGTCCGACCGGCTTTTTGTTTTTTGCCCTGCAGACTTTGGGTGGAACGCAGCAACTGGGTCCGCTGCAAAACTTGCAGGATGTCACCGTCACCGCCGATAACCGCACCAACTCCATCGTCGTCACGGCACCGCCTTCAGCGTTTTCCGCCATTGACAGTTTGATTGAGCAACTGGACCGCCCGCAGCCGCAGGTGTTCATTGAAGTCATCATCGCCGATGTGACGCTGACGAAAGAGTTGCAGTTCGGCGTAGAGTGGCACATCAGCCAGCAAAACATTTTCGGCGCGACCAACCAAGTGACGACGGATGTCGTCACGGGGACACCGACCCCTTCAACAACCGGCGCGCAGGGGTTGTTCTACACCTACCTGAGCGATAATTTCCGCGCCATCTTGCAGGCGTTAGCCCGCGACCAGAAAGTGCAAGTCATCGCCACGCCGCACATTTTGACGATGGCGAATGTGCAAGCCCAAATCCAAATCGGGCAACTCTTTCCCGTCGTCACAACTTTCTTCCCAGGCACAGTCGGCACACCGCCTCAGATCAGCACCGAATTGCGCTCTATTGCGACGACCTTGCAAGTGACCCCGCGCGTTAACAACGCCGGTTTTATCGTCATGGACATCGTGCAAACAATTGACGATTTAGGCGGCACGGTCACGCAAGCGGGTTTCACACAACCCATCATCAACAACCGCCAAGCCCGCACCTCGGTGACGGTGCGGGACGGTGAAACGGTCGTCATCGGTGGTATCATGCGCGACCGCGTGCAGGAAATTAAGACGGGCATTCCCATCCTCAAAGATTTGCCGCTCATCGGCGCCCTCTTCCGCCGCACCGAAAAGAGCCGGGAGCGGACCGAATTGATGGTGTTTTTGACGCCGCGCATCATCCGACACCCCGCTGAATTGCCCAAGTTGACCGAAGAGGAACGCAAAAGGAGTCGCCTTGCCCCGCCGCTTCCGACGCCGACCGTCCCTCAACAACAGCAAAAACAAAATGCCCTTCCCAACGCCCAACCTGACCGGGAGACGCCGCTTGAGAGCGTGCCTACACCGCGCCGATAA
- the petC_1 gene encoding Cytochrome b6-f complex iron-sulfur subunit: MAAPATAPARPQARAGATTRRKFLTDIFSVIGWGIFWSIMGIFGWIFARFFFPNVLFEPPPAFEAGFPHEYPVGSVDGRWKDRYNVWIVHEPYGFFALDGTCTHLGCKPNWIEVEQKFKCPCHGSGFRKDGTNFEGPAPRPLDRYKIYLGEGGRLVVDRSVKFPGVPGKDSNELYPQSILRI, encoded by the coding sequence ATGGCAGCACCAGCGACAGCACCGGCGCGTCCGCAGGCGCGGGCGGGTGCGACGACGCGGCGGAAATTCTTAACGGACATCTTTTCCGTCATCGGTTGGGGTATCTTTTGGAGCATTATGGGGATTTTCGGCTGGATTTTCGCCCGCTTCTTTTTCCCCAACGTCCTGTTTGAGCCGCCCCCAGCCTTTGAAGCGGGCTTTCCTCACGAGTACCCTGTCGGCTCAGTGGATGGGCGCTGGAAAGATCGCTACAATGTCTGGATCGTCCATGAGCCTTACGGCTTCTTTGCGCTGGACGGCACTTGCACCCATTTGGGCTGCAAACCCAACTGGATTGAAGTGGAGCAAAAGTTCAAGTGCCCCTGTCACGGCAGTGGCTTCCGAAAGGACGGAACGAACTTTGAGGGTCCCGCCCCGCGCCCGTTAGACCGCTACAAGATTTATTTGGGTGAAGGCGGCAGACTCGTCGTTGACCGCAGCGTGAAATTTCCGGGTGTGCCTGGCAAAGATTCCAACGAACTCTATCCGCAGAGTATCCTGCGCATTTGA
- the qcrB gene encoding Menaquinol-cytochrome c reductase cytochrome b subunit, with amino-acid sequence MSEERQTPEQESPTRPASRTDGQGEGLLMRIINSHFVRSIYRTPWPVDRRSRILTVLNSLVLHLHPTRIPRHAVKVSYTWCMGGLSFYLMLLLTITGILLMFYYRPAPEHAYWDVKYLMNDVPFGRILRNMHRWAAHAMLITVWLHMLRVFLTGSYKPPREFNWVIGVNLLVLTMLLSFTGYLLPWDQLAMWAVTVGTNMARATPFLGHEGPFGPQLGMTPYNDVRFALLGGSIVGENALIRFYVWHCLGFPFIHAWLMAIHFWRVRKDGGISGPL; translated from the coding sequence GTGAGCGAAGAGCGCCAAACGCCGGAACAGGAGAGCCCGACACGCCCCGCTTCCCGCACAGATGGGCAAGGCGAAGGGCTTTTGATGCGCATCATCAACAGCCACTTCGTCCGTTCCATTTACCGCACACCGTGGCCTGTTGACCGGCGCTCCCGCATTTTGACGGTGCTCAACAGTTTGGTCCTTCACCTTCACCCCACCCGCATTCCCCGCCACGCCGTCAAAGTCTCTTACACTTGGTGCATGGGTGGGTTGAGCTTTTACCTGATGTTGTTGTTGACAATCACCGGCATCTTGCTGATGTTCTACTACCGTCCGGCGCCGGAGCATGCTTACTGGGATGTCAAGTATCTGATGAACGATGTGCCTTTCGGGCGCATTTTGCGCAACATGCACCGATGGGCAGCCCATGCGATGCTCATCACCGTTTGGCTGCACATGTTGCGGGTGTTCCTGACCGGCTCCTACAAACCGCCCCGCGAGTTCAACTGGGTCATCGGTGTCAACCTGCTGGTGTTGACAATGCTGTTGTCCTTCACGGGTTATTTGCTGCCGTGGGACCAACTGGCGATGTGGGCGGTGACTGTCGGCACCAACATGGCGCGGGCAACCCCGTTCTTGGGGCATGAAGGTCCGTTCGGTCCGCAATTGGGCATGACGCCTTACAACGATGTCCGCTTCGCTTTGTTGGGCGGCAGCATCGTCGGCGAGAACGCCCTTATCCGCTTCTATGTCTGGCACTGCTTGGGCTTTCCGTTCATTCATGCGTGGCTCATGGCGATTCACTTTTGGCGCGTGCGCAAAGACGGTGGCATTTCCGGTCCACTTTGA